Proteins from a single region of Thunnus albacares chromosome 16, fThuAlb1.1, whole genome shotgun sequence:
- the ccn6 gene encoding cellular communication network factor 6 isoform X2 — protein MLSLLCRSLLLILAQQCFSRAQNNGQLLARRDGRAAAERRQFCQWPCKCRERPQCAPGVSSVLDGCGCCKSCARQIGDSCNERDVCDPHKGMYCDFSADKPKYEVGVCAYLMAVGCDLNGAHYENGEAFQPSPLYKCTCIAGAIGCTPAFIQKPAGLLGPAPLMGSMPAGLRSSQSPKKHQQDTTYMSAWKKNCLIQTTPWSPCSKTCGLGISVRVNNDNSKCEMRKDRRLCLLRPCEKSVLRSLKVPKGKTCRPKFQAKKAEKLALSGCTSTKKFKPTYCGVCTDKRCCVPNKSRMIKVNFSCKGGSNTQWKMQWITSCVCQRKCNDPGDMFSDLRLL, from the exons ATGCTATCGCTTCTCTGCCGTTCCCTCCTGCTCATCCTTGCTCAACAG TGCTTCAGCAGGGCTCAGAACAATGGGCAGCTGCTGGCACGTCGAGATGGGAGGGCTGCGGCTGAGAGGCGGCAGTTCTGCCAGTGGCCCTGCAAGTGTCGGGAAAGACCTCAGTGTGCGCCGGGGGTGAGCTCCGTCCTGGACGGGTGCGGCTGCTGCAAGAGCTGCGCCCGGCAGATCGGAGACTCATGCAACGAGAGGGACGTCTGTGACCCGCACAAGGGCATGTACTGTGACTTCTCCGCTGACAAGCCAAAATACGAGGTCGGAGTATGTGCCT ACTTGATGGCAGTAGGCTGTGACCTGAATGGGGCCCACTATGAGAATGGAGAAGCCTTCCAGCCCAGCCCCCTCTACAAGTGTACATGCATTGCCGGAGCCATCGGCTGCACCCCAGCTTTCATCCAGAAGCCTGCTGGTCTCCTGGGCCCCGCGCCGCTGATGGGCAGCATGCCAGCCGGCCTCCGCAGCAGCCAGAGCCCAAAGAAGCACCAGCAAGATACGACCTACatgtcag CCTGGAAGAAGAACTGTCTGATCCAGACCACCCCATGGAGCCCCTGCTCCAAAACCTGTGGCCTGGGCATCTCTGTGCGTGTCAACAACGACAACAGCAAATGTGAGATGAGGAAGGACCGGCGCCTGTGTCTGCTGCGGCCGTGTGAGAAGAGTGTACTTAGGAGCCTCAAG GTGCCGAAGGGAAAAACATGTCGGCCTAAATTCCAGGCGAAGAAAGCGGAGAAGCTGGCACTCTCAGGCTGCACCAGCACCAAGAAGTTTAAGCCTACGTACTGCGGAGTCTGTACAGACAAGCGTTGCTGTGTCCCCAACAAGTCACGCATGATCAAGGTCAACTTCAGCTGCAAAGGAGGCAGCAACACACAGTGGAAGATGCAGTGGATAACATCCTGCGTGTGCCAGAGGAAGTGTAACGATCCGGGTGACATGTTTTCTGACCTGCGGTTACTCTAA
- the ccn6 gene encoding cellular communication network factor 6 isoform X1, giving the protein MLSLLCRSLLLILAQQCFSRAQNNGQLLARRDGRAAAERRQFCQWPCKCRERPQCAPGVSSVLDGCGCCKSCARQIGDSCNERDVCDPHKGMYCDFSADKPKYEVGVCAYLMAVGCDLNGAHYENGEAFQPSPLYKCTCIAGAIGCTPAFIQKPAGLLGPAPLMGSMPAGLRSSQSPKKHQQDTTYMSAYRDPPLAWKKNCLIQTTPWSPCSKTCGLGISVRVNNDNSKCEMRKDRRLCLLRPCEKSVLRSLKVPKGKTCRPKFQAKKAEKLALSGCTSTKKFKPTYCGVCTDKRCCVPNKSRMIKVNFSCKGGSNTQWKMQWITSCVCQRKCNDPGDMFSDLRLL; this is encoded by the exons ATGCTATCGCTTCTCTGCCGTTCCCTCCTGCTCATCCTTGCTCAACAG TGCTTCAGCAGGGCTCAGAACAATGGGCAGCTGCTGGCACGTCGAGATGGGAGGGCTGCGGCTGAGAGGCGGCAGTTCTGCCAGTGGCCCTGCAAGTGTCGGGAAAGACCTCAGTGTGCGCCGGGGGTGAGCTCCGTCCTGGACGGGTGCGGCTGCTGCAAGAGCTGCGCCCGGCAGATCGGAGACTCATGCAACGAGAGGGACGTCTGTGACCCGCACAAGGGCATGTACTGTGACTTCTCCGCTGACAAGCCAAAATACGAGGTCGGAGTATGTGCCT ACTTGATGGCAGTAGGCTGTGACCTGAATGGGGCCCACTATGAGAATGGAGAAGCCTTCCAGCCCAGCCCCCTCTACAAGTGTACATGCATTGCCGGAGCCATCGGCTGCACCCCAGCTTTCATCCAGAAGCCTGCTGGTCTCCTGGGCCCCGCGCCGCTGATGGGCAGCATGCCAGCCGGCCTCCGCAGCAGCCAGAGCCCAAAGAAGCACCAGCAAGATACGACCTACatgtcag CTTACAGGGATCCTCCTTTAGCCTGGAAGAAGAACTGTCTGATCCAGACCACCCCATGGAGCCCCTGCTCCAAAACCTGTGGCCTGGGCATCTCTGTGCGTGTCAACAACGACAACAGCAAATGTGAGATGAGGAAGGACCGGCGCCTGTGTCTGCTGCGGCCGTGTGAGAAGAGTGTACTTAGGAGCCTCAAG GTGCCGAAGGGAAAAACATGTCGGCCTAAATTCCAGGCGAAGAAAGCGGAGAAGCTGGCACTCTCAGGCTGCACCAGCACCAAGAAGTTTAAGCCTACGTACTGCGGAGTCTGTACAGACAAGCGTTGCTGTGTCCCCAACAAGTCACGCATGATCAAGGTCAACTTCAGCTGCAAAGGAGGCAGCAACACACAGTGGAAGATGCAGTGGATAACATCCTGCGTGTGCCAGAGGAAGTGTAACGATCCGGGTGACATGTTTTCTGACCTGCGGTTACTCTAA